The following are encoded in a window of Peromyscus eremicus chromosome 12, PerEre_H2_v1, whole genome shotgun sequence genomic DNA:
- the Kcnj15 gene encoding ATP-sensitive inward rectifier potassium channel 15: protein MDAIHIGMSSSPLVKHTNGVGLKAHRPRVMSKSGHSNVRIDKVDGIYLLYLQDLWTTVIDMKWRYKLTLFAATFVMTWFLFGVVYYAIAFIHGDLELGDSNSNHTPCIMKVDSLTGAFLFSLESQTTIGYGVRSITEECPHAIFLLVAQLVITTLIEIFITGTFLAKIARPKKRAETIKFSHCAVISKQNGKLCLVIQVANMRKSLLIQCQLSGKLLQTHVTKEGERILLNQATVKFHVDSSSESPFLILPMTFYHVLDETSPLRDLTPQNLKEKEFELVVLLNATVESTSAVCQSRTSYIPEEIYWGFEFVPVVSLSKNGKYVADFSQFEQIRKSPDCTFYCADSEKQKLEEQYRQEDQRERELRSLLLQQSNV from the coding sequence ATGGATGCCATTCACATCGGCATGTCCAGTTCCCCACTGGTGAAACATACCAATGGAGTTGGACTCAAGGCCCACAGACCTCGCGTCATGTCTAAGAGTGGACACAGCAATGTGAGAATCGACAAAGTAGACGGCATCTATTTGCTGTACCTTCAGGACCTGTGGACAACAGTCATTGACATGAAGTGGCGATACAAACTCACCCTGTTCGCTGCCACCTTCGTGATGACCTGGTTTCTGTTTGGAGTGGTCTACTATGCCATAGCTTTTATTCACGGTGACTTAGAACTTGGGGATTCCAATTCTAATCACACACCCTGCATCATGAAAGTGGATTCTCTCACAGGAGCATTCCTCTTTTCCCTGGAATCCCAGACAACCATTGGCTATGGGGTCCGTTCCATCACAGAGGAGTGTCCTCATGCCATTTTCCTCTTGGTTGCCCAACTGGTCATCACCACGTTGATCGAGATCTTCATCACGGGGACCTTCTTGGCCAAAATCGCAAGACCCAAAAAGCGAGCCGAGACCATCAAGTTCAGCCACTGTGCCGTCATCAGCAAGCAGAACGGGAAGTTGTGCTTGGTCATCCAGGTGGCCAACATGAGGAAAAGTCTCTTGATCCAGTGCCAGCTCTCGGGAAAACTACTGCAGACACACGTGACCAAAGAGGGAGAGCGCATCCTCCTCAACCAGGCCACCGTCAAGTTCCACGTGGACTCCTCTTCCGAGAGCCCTTTTCTCATTCTGCCCATGACCTTCTACCACGTGCTGGACGAGACGAGCCCCCTGAGGGACCTCACGCCCCAGAACCTAAAGGAAAAGGAGTTCGAGCTGGTGGTGCTCCTCAACGCCACTGTGGAGTCCACCAGTGCCGTCTGCCAAAGCCGAACGTCCTACATCCCAGAGGAGATCTACTGGGGCTTTGAGTTTGTGCCTGTGGTTTCTCTCTCCAAAAATGGGAAGTATGTGGCTGATTTCAGTCAGTTTGAGCAGATCCGGAAGAGCCCAGATTGCACTTTCTACTGTGCAGATTCTGAAAAGCAAAAGCTGGAAGAGCaatacaggcaggaggatcagagggaGCGTGAGCTCAGGAGCCTCCTGTTACAGCAGAGCAATGTCTGA